The Arachis hypogaea cultivar Tifrunner chromosome 16, arahy.Tifrunner.gnm2.J5K5, whole genome shotgun sequence genome contains a region encoding:
- the LOC140180085 gene encoding uncharacterized mitochondrial protein AtMg00810-like, whose product MIHAKPVPTPMTSSLKLSAFGDGSFSNPTLFRSIFGGLQYATITRPEISFSVNKVAQFLHNPLESHWKAVKRILRYLVGTTEYGLRFSKFTNFRIYGFCDSDWASDVDDRKSTNGYGIYLGSNLVSWASRKQTAVSKSSTEAKF is encoded by the coding sequence ATGATCCATGCAAAACCTGTACCTACCCCCATGACCTCCTCCCTAAAGCTATCTGCCTTTGGAGACGGCTCCTTCAGCAATCCCACTCTGTTTCGGTCAATATTTGGTGGTCTGCAGTATGCTACGATTACAAGACCTGAGATCTCTTTTTCAGTGAATAAAGTAGCCCAGTTCCTTCACAACCCTCTTGAGTCCCACTGGAAAGCTGTAAAACGAATCCTCAGGTACCTAGTAGGCACCACAGAGTATGGCCTCAGGTTCAGCAAGTTCACAAACTTCAGAATCTATGGCTTTTGCGACTCTGATTGGGCCAGTGATGTTGATGATCGCAAGTCAACAAATGGGTATGGCATTTACCTTGGCTCAAACTTGGTCTCATGGGCTAGCAGAAAGCAAACTGCAGTGTCCAAGAGCAGCACTGAAGCTAAATTTTGA